A region of Desulfolithobacter dissulfuricans DNA encodes the following proteins:
- a CDS encoding vWA domain-containing protein, whose product METFTFHNPQLLWLLLLLPLLGFLRGRRGPAPALVFSNVSQIATLAGVRKARPGKLLGLLRLAALGLLIIGLARPQMGNTTTEIQASGIDILLAVDVSGSMEALDFTLDNRRVNRLEVVKSVVSRFIGDRPNDRIGLLAFAGRPYLVCPLTLDHNWLQERLESLRIGMVEDGTAIGSAIASGANRLRDRDAKSRIMILLTDGMNNAGKASPLTAAEAAETLGIKVYTIGAGTRGEAPMPVRDQFGRRRLIRMKVDIDEKTLSRVAEITGARYFRATDTKSLEKIYDEINAMEATTRTIKHFSQYRELFHWFVLAALGLLAVELVVSRRRLP is encoded by the coding sequence ATGGAAACATTCACCTTCCATAACCCGCAACTCCTCTGGCTGCTGCTCCTGCTGCCCCTGCTTGGTTTTCTGCGTGGCAGGCGTGGTCCGGCACCGGCCCTGGTGTTTTCCAATGTCTCGCAGATAGCAACACTTGCCGGGGTACGAAAGGCACGGCCCGGAAAACTGCTCGGCCTGCTGCGCCTCGCTGCGCTGGGGCTGCTCATCATCGGACTGGCCAGGCCGCAGATGGGCAACACCACGACAGAAATCCAGGCTTCGGGTATTGACATTCTCCTGGCTGTCGATGTGTCCGGATCCATGGAGGCCCTGGACTTTACCCTTGATAACAGGCGGGTCAACCGGCTGGAAGTGGTTAAATCCGTGGTTTCCCGGTTCATCGGGGACCGGCCCAATGACCGCATCGGGTTGCTTGCCTTTGCCGGGAGACCGTACCTGGTCTGTCCCCTGACTCTGGACCACAACTGGCTCCAGGAGCGACTCGAATCCCTGCGAATCGGCATGGTGGAAGACGGCACTGCCATCGGCTCGGCCATTGCCTCCGGAGCCAACCGGCTGCGGGACCGTGATGCCAAATCGCGCATCATGATTCTCCTGACCGACGGCATGAACAACGCCGGCAAGGCATCGCCGCTCACCGCCGCCGAGGCAGCGGAAACGCTTGGCATCAAGGTATACACCATTGGTGCCGGTACCCGGGGCGAGGCGCCCATGCCGGTGCGTGACCAGTTTGGCCGCAGACGGCTTATCCGGATGAAAGTCGATATCGACGAAAAAACCCTTTCCAGGGTGGCTGAAATCACCGGGGCCCGTTATTTCCGGGCCACAGATACAAAATCCCTGGAAAAGATCTATGATGAAATCAATGCCATGGAAGCCACGACCAGAACCATCAAGCATTTTTCCCAGTACCGGGAACTGTTTCACTGGTTCGTGCTCGCGGCCCTTGGGCTGCTCGCGGTGGAACTGGTTGTATCCCGCAGGAGGCTGCCATAA
- a CDS encoding AAA family ATPase, with protein MDQKTAEQPDIKALNSAVKQAAAWVEPLQNEIRRVIIGQDHLIERLLAGLLTGGHILLEGLPGLAKTLAVKTLSQAIATDFRRIQFTPDMLPADIIGTEIYNPRDTSFEVKQGPIFASMILADEINRAPSKVQSALLEAMQEKQVTIGEQTFRLPELFLVLATQNPIEQEGTYPLPEAQVDRFMLKVVVDYPSIEEERAILDQVEHTDSSTMVRAIISPDDILAARRVVDSIYLDDRLKDYIVSLVYATRDPRRFNLDLQEYIETGASPRATINLKVVARALAFLNGRGYVIPDDIKGCALDVMRHRIRISYEAEAEDITSEDIIRKILDTIAVP; from the coding sequence ATGGACCAAAAGACGGCAGAGCAACCTGATATCAAGGCATTAAACAGCGCGGTCAAACAGGCGGCCGCCTGGGTTGAGCCCCTGCAAAACGAAATACGCCGGGTTATCATCGGCCAGGATCATCTGATCGAGCGGCTCCTGGCAGGGCTTTTGACCGGCGGCCATATCCTGCTCGAAGGATTGCCCGGCCTGGCCAAAACCCTGGCGGTAAAAACCCTTTCCCAGGCCATTGCCACGGATTTCCGAAGGATCCAGTTCACGCCGGACATGCTGCCGGCAGATATCATTGGTACGGAGATCTATAATCCCCGTGACACCTCCTTTGAAGTCAAGCAGGGACCGATCTTTGCCTCCATGATTCTGGCCGACGAGATCAACCGGGCGCCGTCCAAGGTTCAGTCGGCCCTGCTGGAGGCCATGCAGGAAAAGCAGGTGACAATCGGCGAGCAGACATTCCGCCTTCCCGAGCTTTTTCTGGTGCTGGCAACCCAGAACCCCATTGAACAGGAAGGCACCTATCCCCTGCCCGAGGCCCAGGTGGACCGGTTCATGCTCAAAGTGGTTGTGGATTACCCGAGCATTGAAGAGGAACGGGCCATTCTCGATCAGGTGGAACACACGGATTCCAGCACCATGGTCCGGGCCATTATCTCGCCCGATGATATCCTGGCGGCACGCAGGGTGGTGGACTCCATCTACCTTGATGACCGGCTCAAGGATTACATTGTTTCCCTGGTCTATGCCACCCGGGACCCGCGCCGGTTCAATCTGGATCTGCAGGAGTACATCGAAACCGGTGCTTCGCCCCGGGCCACCATCAACCTGAAAGTGGTCGCCCGGGCACTCGCCTTTTTAAACGGCCGCGGCTATGTCATTCCCGACGACATTAAAGGTTGCGCCCTGGATGTCATGCGGCACCGAATCCGGATCAGTTACGAGGCAGAGGCCGAGGACATCACCAGCGAGGATATCATCAGGAAAATTCTCGATACCATTGCCGTACCGTAG
- a CDS encoding tetratricopeptide repeat protein: MQYRQPSDTITSDPQQLFTRAVAMHQQGNMEAAEEAYHQVLGILPGHPKVLANLGLLYATTGRRDRAIQCYRQALEKAPQDPSIHINLGALHEEEGQGQEALFCYRRALQADPANAIAHNNLGKLLADLGRTAEAAHHLELALQEEPDYPLALNNLGVVYAKMDRLQEAADCFRRSLDLVPGDVRMHYNLAGVYLSDGRSGQAKEQLQQVLEQDPRHAPARHLLAACTGQTTAQAPPSYVQDVFDRYAGHFDTHIQEVLGYTVPRDLRTLFDDLAPEGLPLARGVDLGCGTGLAGQVFRDLVGDLTGVDLSSGMLAQARAKAVYDRLHQGDIVAFLGNTDQRFDLLLAADVFIYLGDLQPVFAAMAASTVPGGWLLFSVEDYAAGEKKRGYVLRESGRYAHDDTYLRTLAAEHGFTVRATRTQGIRREKCGWIDGRLYVLQKNVQPSGEARKS; encoded by the coding sequence ATGCAGTACCGGCAACCTTCCGACACGATAACATCAGATCCGCAGCAGCTCTTTACCCGGGCCGTGGCCATGCACCAGCAGGGCAATATGGAGGCTGCAGAAGAAGCGTACCACCAGGTGCTTGGTATCCTGCCCGGTCATCCCAAGGTGCTTGCCAACCTGGGCCTTCTCTATGCCACCACTGGCCGCCGTGACCGGGCTATCCAGTGTTACCGGCAGGCCCTGGAAAAGGCACCCCAGGATCCATCCATCCATATCAATCTCGGGGCCCTGCATGAGGAAGAGGGACAGGGGCAGGAGGCGCTGTTCTGTTATCGCCGCGCCCTGCAGGCTGATCCGGCAAATGCCATAGCGCATAACAACCTGGGCAAGCTGCTTGCCGACCTGGGCAGGACAGCCGAGGCGGCACATCATCTGGAACTGGCCCTGCAGGAAGAGCCGGATTATCCCCTGGCCCTCAACAACCTGGGGGTGGTATATGCCAAGATGGACCGGTTACAGGAGGCGGCAGACTGTTTTCGCCGCAGTCTGGATCTGGTGCCCGGTGACGTGCGCATGCACTACAACCTGGCCGGTGTCTACCTGAGTGACGGCCGGTCGGGCCAGGCAAAAGAGCAGTTGCAGCAGGTGCTGGAGCAGGATCCCCGGCACGCGCCTGCCCGCCACCTGCTCGCGGCATGTACCGGCCAGACCACTGCTCAAGCGCCGCCATCTTATGTGCAGGACGTTTTTGACCGCTACGCGGGCCATTTTGATACCCATATCCAGGAGGTTCTGGGCTATACCGTGCCACGGGATCTGCGCACCCTGTTCGATGATCTGGCTCCGGAAGGTCTCCCCCTTGCCCGGGGGGTGGATCTCGGCTGCGGCACCGGTCTTGCCGGGCAGGTCTTCAGGGACCTGGTCGGTGACCTGACCGGTGTGGATCTCTCCAGCGGTATGCTTGCCCAGGCGCGGGCCAAAGCAGTCTATGACCGGTTGCATCAGGGTGACATCGTGGCCTTTCTGGGGAACACGGACCAGCGGTTTGACCTGCTGCTGGCCGCCGATGTCTTTATCTATCTCGGAGATCTGCAACCCGTTTTTGCTGCCATGGCAGCCTCTACTGTTCCGGGCGGGTGGTTGCTCTTTTCAGTGGAAGACTATGCGGCCGGAGAGAAGAAGAGGGGATATGTCCTGCGGGAATCAGGCCGCTATGCCCATGACGACACCTATCTCAGGACACTCGCAGCCGAGCACGGTTTTACGGTTCGGGCCACTCGAACCCAGGGAATCCGTCGGGAAAAGTGCGGCTGGATAGATGGACGCCTCTATGTACTGCAGAAAAACGTTCAGCCGTCAGGGGAAGCCCGAAAAAGCTAG
- a CDS encoding sensor histidine kinase, whose amino-acid sequence MTTLLRRSLPCLAVYLILLLAVLLTMQYILQTQARTETGKLLAHSIELLDRTGIRGIQHHFTVPSAYGAGFLRVTGPDVQLILVTGNDTESVPDFNTLPPVLNKTWISLDDPGQHGSWTILSRKTADGLTVQLGLDTRKLFALYQMLRQRILWLGLLLSPLVLVPAWYWQNKQQQQVRQLCRIIDQTARNPQSPALTNDFSQNGPELVQAVRRLLERHERLATELRESMDNVAHDLRTPMTRLRTIAEYGLQEEDPDRLRDALADCLEESERVLSMLHTMLSVAEAEADTVQLNLQPVSLAKILQDVLELYEIIAEEQDVHIEYLQEADPVVEIDPPRMQQVFANLLDNAIKYGATRVTITLKQQGNLAIVSIADNGMGISSSEIERIWERLYRGDRSRSKQGLGLGLTLAQAMVIAHKGHIEVQSELNKGSTFIVSLPLPSHITHL is encoded by the coding sequence ATGACAACACTCCTGCGCCGCAGCCTCCCCTGCCTGGCCGTGTATCTGATTCTGCTCCTCGCTGTTCTGCTGACCATGCAATACATCCTGCAAACGCAGGCACGAACTGAAACCGGGAAGCTCCTGGCTCATTCCATCGAACTCCTTGACCGGACCGGTATCAGGGGAATACAGCACCATTTTACGGTGCCATCTGCCTATGGAGCCGGTTTTCTGCGGGTCACCGGCCCGGACGTCCAGCTCATCCTGGTAACGGGAAATGATACGGAATCTGTCCCTGACTTCAACACATTGCCCCCAGTACTGAACAAGACATGGATCAGCCTGGATGATCCCGGACAGCACGGCAGCTGGACCATTCTTTCCCGGAAAACAGCGGACGGATTGACCGTCCAGCTCGGTCTCGATACCCGGAAACTGTTTGCCCTGTATCAGATGCTGCGCCAGCGCATTCTCTGGTTAGGGCTTTTACTGTCTCCGCTTGTCCTGGTGCCGGCCTGGTACTGGCAAAATAAGCAACAGCAACAGGTCCGGCAGCTCTGCCGGATCATCGATCAGACTGCCCGGAACCCGCAGTCGCCTGCTCTGACGAATGATTTTTCCCAAAACGGTCCTGAACTCGTCCAGGCGGTCAGGCGGCTGCTGGAACGTCACGAGCGGCTGGCCACGGAACTGCGTGAATCCATGGACAATGTGGCCCACGACCTGCGCACGCCCATGACCCGGCTGCGAACAATTGCAGAATACGGTCTGCAGGAAGAGGATCCTGACAGATTACGCGATGCCCTGGCCGATTGTCTGGAAGAGTCGGAGCGCGTGCTCTCCATGCTCCACACCATGCTCAGCGTGGCCGAGGCCGAGGCCGACACGGTCCAGCTCAACCTGCAGCCGGTTTCGCTTGCAAAAATCCTTCAGGATGTCCTGGAACTCTACGAAATTATCGCAGAAGAACAGGATGTTCATATCGAGTACCTTCAAGAGGCTGATCCTGTGGTGGAAATTGATCCTCCACGTATGCAGCAGGTCTTTGCCAACCTCCTTGACAATGCGATCAAGTACGGCGCCACCCGGGTAACCATCACCCTGAAACAGCAAGGCAACCTGGCAATCGTGAGCATAGCCGACAATGGCATGGGCATCTCTTCTTCCGAGATAGAACGCATCTGGGAACGCCTCTATCGCGGAGACCGGAGCCGCAGCAAACAGGGGCTCGGCCTGGGGCTGACCCTGGCCCAGGCCATGGTCATTGCCCACAAGGGGCATATCGAGGTACAGAGTGAACTGAACAAAGGCTCGACCTTTATCGTTTCCCTGCCCCTTCCCTCCCACATTACACATCTGTAA
- a CDS encoding VWA domain-containing protein has translation MHITFAWPYWLAAGTLSLTCAYLFIRYAGKKRRENLERFAAPNLLPHLTGNVSVSMRRTKKILFLLGVFCCFIALARPQYGDRWVEVKRKGIDILFAVDTSKSMMARDVLPNRLDRARLAIGDFVSRLEGDRVGLMPFAGTSFLMCPLTTDYEAFNSSLRALDTTIIPKGGTNIGDAIRQAETVLANEANHKILILVTDGENLDGNPLEAAREAKEHKMTIFTVGVGTPQGELIPDPDAGEGNFLKDPSGKYVTSRLDEKTLTRIAEETGGLYVPLGTTGQGFETIYQKKLALVPKEEHGRRMDKIPIERFGWPLAAALCLLALDFLLIGRKKNKKSWSLNRHRISLRRSRGRRSSRDRTMAAILLLALAALHPVTSHAGAEKQEQKEKEKIQAGPYSQYEETWRKTLAEDPDNPVLQFNLGGVAYEKGAFDQAIASFNQALHTDDLDLQARSYYNRGNAQYRLGEKSLQTDPGHTIKLWEEALTSYEGCLALNQGDPDAAYNRDLVKKRLEELKRQLQQKKKKNKQNKDNRQKSQEQQKPQDSKKQKQEQKKSGRKQSGTNQQQDRKNSKQKPDPGQSKEQEQKNRNQSNGHQDKEKRNKKNTRPGQPEQAENQQNTNQDKSRGLADNNSRSKGKPGDQGQAGMNQNDAQRRKQGKMTVEEAKRLLDALKGEEGELRFIPQGGQNDEQSRRNW, from the coding sequence ATGCATATCACATTTGCCTGGCCATACTGGCTTGCCGCAGGCACCCTTTCGCTCACCTGCGCGTACCTGTTTATCCGCTATGCCGGTAAAAAACGGAGGGAAAACCTGGAACGTTTTGCCGCGCCAAACCTGCTTCCCCACTTGACCGGAAACGTATCCGTCTCCATGCGCCGAACCAAAAAAATCCTCTTTCTTCTGGGGGTGTTCTGCTGTTTTATTGCCCTGGCCAGGCCGCAGTACGGAGACCGCTGGGTGGAGGTGAAACGCAAGGGTATTGATATCCTCTTTGCTGTGGACACCTCAAAGTCCATGATGGCAAGGGACGTCCTGCCGAACCGTCTCGACCGGGCCAGGCTCGCCATTGGTGACTTTGTCAGCCGCCTGGAAGGCGACCGGGTAGGCCTCATGCCCTTTGCCGGGACCTCGTTTCTCATGTGTCCCCTGACCACGGATTACGAGGCTTTCAACAGTTCGCTGCGGGCCCTTGACACCACCATTATCCCCAAAGGAGGCACCAATATCGGGGATGCCATCCGCCAGGCCGAAACCGTGCTCGCCAATGAAGCCAACCATAAAATCCTTATCCTGGTAACCGATGGTGAAAACCTGGATGGCAATCCCCTGGAGGCGGCCCGGGAGGCCAAAGAGCATAAGATGACCATCTTTACGGTCGGGGTGGGGACCCCCCAGGGCGAGCTGATTCCGGATCCGGACGCTGGAGAGGGAAACTTCCTCAAAGACCCTTCCGGCAAGTACGTGACCTCCAGACTGGATGAAAAAACGCTGACCAGAATCGCCGAGGAAACCGGAGGTCTGTACGTGCCGCTGGGCACCACCGGCCAGGGCTTTGAGACGATTTATCAGAAAAAACTGGCCCTGGTACCCAAAGAGGAACATGGCCGGCGCATGGACAAGATTCCCATTGAGCGGTTTGGGTGGCCCCTGGCTGCGGCACTCTGCCTGCTCGCCCTGGATTTTCTGCTGATTGGGCGGAAAAAGAACAAAAAGTCCTGGTCGCTGAACAGACACAGAATATCTCTGCGTCGCTCCCGTGGCCGCAGGTCCAGTCGTGACCGAACCATGGCTGCCATCCTGCTGCTTGCCCTCGCTGCCCTGCATCCTGTGACGAGCCACGCAGGAGCGGAAAAACAGGAACAAAAAGAAAAAGAAAAAATCCAGGCAGGACCTTACAGCCAGTATGAGGAAACCTGGCGCAAGACCCTGGCAGAAGATCCGGATAATCCGGTACTGCAGTTTAACCTTGGGGGCGTGGCCTATGAAAAAGGTGCTTTTGACCAGGCAATTGCTTCCTTTAACCAGGCCCTGCACACCGATGATCTCGATCTGCAGGCCCGGAGCTATTACAATCGTGGCAATGCCCAGTACCGCCTTGGTGAAAAAAGCCTGCAGACCGACCCTGGCCATACCATCAAACTCTGGGAAGAGGCCCTCACCTCCTATGAAGGATGCCTGGCCCTGAACCAGGGTGATCCTGATGCGGCCTACAACCGTGATCTTGTTAAAAAACGACTGGAAGAACTCAAGAGGCAGCTGCAACAGAAGAAAAAAAAGAATAAGCAAAACAAAGACAACAGACAGAAAAGCCAGGAACAGCAAAAGCCGCAGGACAGCAAAAAACAAAAACAGGAACAAAAGAAGTCCGGCCGCAAACAGTCTGGCACGAACCAGCAGCAGGACCGGAAAAACAGCAAACAGAAACCGGATCCCGGCCAGTCCAAAGAGCAGGAGCAGAAAAACAGAAACCAGAGTAATGGCCATCAGGATAAGGAAAAGAGAAACAAAAAAAACACCCGGCCCGGCCAGCCGGAGCAGGCCGAAAACCAGCAGAATACAAACCAGGACAAATCCCGGGGACTGGCCGACAACAACAGTCGCAGCAAGGGAAAACCCGGGGACCAGGGTCAGGCTGGTATGAATCAAAACGATGCACAACGCCGCAAGCAGGGAAAAATGACTGTTGAGGAAGCCAAAAGACTGCTCGATGCCCTCAAGGGCGAGGAAGGAGAACTGCGGTTTATACCGCAGGGAGGCCAAAACGACGAACAGAGCAGGAGGAACTGGTAA
- the ltrA gene encoding group II intron reverse transcriptase/maturase: MVDVWYSLYDRMLSRENLVKAFYKVKSSKGAAGIDGQSIDDFAGSLATNIDHLLTELQDKSYQPLAVRRVEIPKPNGGKRLLGIPAVRDRVVQQALLDILQPIFDRDFHPSSYGYRPGRSCHQAISKATMFIRTYERKWVVDMDLSKCFDTLNHDLILASFRRRVSDGSILGLLEKFLKSGVLTGDGWQASEVGSPQGGVISPLIANVYLDSFDQFMKNRGHRIVRYADDILILCQSKSAAENALNQASRYLEEELLLTVNQEKTHISHSLKGIKFLGVCIHSVMTRIQRGKVRAFKAKVKAMTRRNSPVNLEKVIADLNRLLRGFANYFRIANCKGEFSRLMGWIRRRLRAVQLKLWKKPRRLHRRLRQLGYRGEFKSIKMNSWANAASPLSHYALPNSCLHGEMGLFDLASVQTGISVSV; this comes from the coding sequence ATGGTTGACGTCTGGTACAGCCTATATGATCGAATGCTGAGCCGGGAGAACCTGGTCAAGGCATTCTACAAGGTGAAATCCTCGAAAGGAGCTGCCGGTATAGACGGCCAGTCCATCGATGATTTTGCCGGATCACTTGCGACCAATATCGATCATCTCCTGACGGAACTGCAGGACAAGAGCTACCAGCCGCTGGCCGTGCGACGGGTGGAGATCCCGAAGCCGAACGGCGGGAAACGGCTACTCGGCATACCTGCAGTCCGTGACCGTGTGGTACAGCAGGCCCTGCTGGATATACTTCAACCAATATTTGACCGCGATTTCCATCCGTCGAGCTACGGCTACCGTCCTGGTCGGAGTTGTCACCAGGCAATCAGCAAAGCCACGATGTTCATCCGGACGTACGAGCGGAAATGGGTAGTGGACATGGATCTGTCGAAATGCTTCGACACGTTGAACCATGACCTGATCCTTGCCTCGTTCCGTCGCCGGGTCAGCGATGGAAGTATTCTTGGTCTGCTGGAGAAGTTTTTGAAAAGCGGTGTTCTGACAGGAGATGGTTGGCAGGCCAGCGAGGTCGGCAGTCCGCAGGGCGGAGTTATCAGCCCGTTGATTGCCAACGTATACCTTGATTCCTTCGATCAGTTTATGAAGAATCGTGGCCACCGCATCGTCCGCTATGCGGACGACATCCTGATCCTGTGCCAGTCAAAGAGCGCAGCCGAAAATGCACTGAACCAGGCCAGTCGTTATCTTGAAGAAGAACTGCTGTTGACCGTCAACCAGGAAAAGACCCATATAAGCCACAGCCTCAAAGGGATTAAATTTCTTGGAGTTTGTATCCACTCCGTGATGACCCGAATACAGCGAGGCAAGGTGAGGGCCTTCAAGGCGAAGGTCAAGGCGATGACCCGGCGTAACTCCCCGGTGAATCTTGAGAAGGTGATAGCCGACCTCAACCGGTTGCTGAGGGGTTTTGCCAACTACTTTCGGATAGCGAACTGCAAGGGTGAGTTTTCTCGGCTGATGGGGTGGATCAGAAGGCGGCTGCGTGCTGTTCAGTTGAAGCTGTGGAAAAAGCCGCGCAGGCTACACCGCAGACTGAGACAGCTGGGCTATAGAGGAGAGTTCAAAAGTATCAAGATGAACTCCTGGGCCAATGCAGCAAGTCCACTGAGCCATTATGCCCTTCCCAACAGCTGCCTGCATGGGGAAATGGGGCTCTTTGACCTCGCATCTGTACAGACCGGAATTTCTGTTTCAGTATGA
- a CDS encoding DUF58 domain-containing protein, with translation MKNKKEKENITREILKKVRQVEVRTRRLVDDTLAGSYHSVFKGRGMNFDEVREYVPGDEIRTIDWNVTARTGTAHVKKFTEERELTIMLMIDISGSGDFGSTARSKREYMAELGSVLAFSAIRNNDKVGLILFTDFVELYIPPGKGKSHVLRVIREILFFEPEHRETDIGAALDFINRVSKQKRCVTFLLSDFCLPGKYEESLQQIRPKLQITGRRHDLIAVSVTDPREHELVDVGWITLEDAETGEQILLDTGDQSTRARYRELAGERCRLLGRTVRSAGVDLLELHTDRDYTGALMTFFGLRQRRMGR, from the coding sequence ATGAAAAACAAAAAAGAAAAAGAAAATATTACCAGGGAAATCCTGAAAAAAGTCCGGCAGGTTGAAGTTCGGACCCGCCGCCTGGTGGACGACACCCTGGCGGGGAGTTACCACTCTGTCTTCAAGGGACGGGGCATGAATTTTGACGAGGTGCGCGAATACGTCCCCGGCGACGAGATCCGCACCATCGACTGGAATGTCACCGCCCGCACCGGGACTGCCCATGTCAAAAAGTTCACCGAAGAGCGGGAGCTGACCATCATGCTGATGATCGACATCAGCGGCTCAGGGGACTTTGGCTCCACAGCCCGGTCCAAACGGGAATACATGGCCGAGCTGGGCTCGGTCCTGGCTTTTTCCGCCATACGCAACAACGACAAGGTCGGGCTTATCCTGTTTACCGATTTTGTCGAACTCTACATCCCGCCGGGCAAGGGCAAGTCGCATGTCCTGCGAGTTATCCGGGAGATTCTCTTTTTCGAGCCCGAACACCGGGAAACAGATATCGGCGCAGCCCTGGATTTCATCAACCGGGTCAGTAAACAAAAAAGATGCGTCACCTTTCTCCTCTCTGACTTCTGTCTGCCAGGCAAGTACGAAGAAAGCCTGCAGCAGATACGCCCGAAACTGCAGATCACCGGCCGCAGGCACGACCTGATCGCGGTCTCGGTGACCGATCCGCGGGAACACGAGCTGGTTGATGTGGGCTGGATCACCCTGGAAGATGCCGAAACCGGGGAACAGATCCTGCTTGATACCGGTGACCAGTCGACCCGTGCCCGGTACCGGGAACTGGCCGGAGAACGCTGCCGGCTGCTTGGCCGTACGGTGCGGTCTGCTGGGGTTGACCTTCTGGAACTGCACACGGACAGGGATTACACTGGCGCGCTCATGACCTTTTTCGGTTTACGACAGAGGAGGATGGGCCGATGA
- the ltrA gene encoding group II intron reverse transcriptase/maturase: protein MVDVWYSLYDRMLSRENLVKAFYKVKSSKGAAGIDGQSIDDFAGSLATNIDHLLTELQDKSYQPLAVRRVEIPKPNGGKRLLGIPAVRDRVVQQALLDILQPIFDRDFHPSSYGYRPGRSCHQAISKATMFIRTYERKWVVDMDLSKCFDTLNHDLILASFRRRVSDGSILGLLEKFLKSGVLTGDGWQASEVGSPQGGVISPLIANVYLDSFDQFMKNRGHRIVRYADDILILCQSKSAAENALNQASRYLEEELLLTVNQEKTHISHSLKGIKFLGVCIHSVMTRIQRGKVRAFKAKVKAMTRRNSPVNLEKVIADLNRLLRGFANYFRIANCKGEFSRLMRWIRRRLRAVQLKLWKKPCRLHRRLRQLGYRGEFKSIKMNSWANAASPLSHYALPNSCLHGEMGLFDLASVQTGISVSV from the coding sequence ATGGTTGACGTCTGGTACAGCCTATATGATCGAATGCTGAGCCGGGAGAACCTGGTCAAGGCATTCTACAAGGTGAAATCCTCGAAAGGAGCTGCCGGTATAGACGGCCAGTCCATCGATGATTTTGCCGGATCACTTGCGACCAATATCGATCATCTCCTGACGGAACTGCAGGACAAGAGCTACCAGCCGCTGGCCGTGCGACGGGTGGAGATCCCGAAGCCGAACGGCGGGAAACGGCTACTCGGCATACCTGCAGTCCGTGACCGTGTGGTACAGCAGGCCCTGCTGGATATACTTCAACCAATATTTGACCGCGATTTCCATCCGTCGAGCTACGGCTACCGTCCTGGTCGGAGTTGTCACCAGGCAATCAGCAAAGCCACGATGTTCATCCGGACGTACGAGCGGAAATGGGTAGTGGACATGGATCTGTCGAAATGCTTCGACACGTTGAACCATGACCTGATCCTTGCCTCGTTCCGTCGCCGGGTCAGCGATGGAAGTATTCTTGGTCTGCTGGAGAAGTTTTTGAAAAGCGGTGTTCTGACAGGAGATGGTTGGCAGGCCAGCGAGGTCGGCAGTCCGCAGGGCGGAGTTATCAGCCCGTTGATTGCCAACGTATACCTTGATTCCTTCGATCAGTTTATGAAGAATCGTGGCCACCGCATCGTCCGCTATGCGGACGACATCCTGATCCTGTGCCAGTCAAAGAGCGCAGCCGAAAATGCACTGAACCAGGCCAGTCGTTATCTTGAAGAAGAACTGCTGTTGACCGTCAACCAGGAAAAGACCCATATAAGCCACAGCCTCAAAGGGATTAAATTTCTTGGAGTTTGTATCCACTCCGTGATGACCCGAATACAGCGAGGCAAGGTGAGGGCCTTCAAGGCAAAGGTCAAGGCGATGACCCGGCGTAACTCCCCGGTGAACCTTGAGAAGGTGATAGCCGACCTCAACCGGTTGCTGAGGGGTTTTGCCAACTACTTTCGGATAGCGAACTGCAAGGGTGAGTTTTCTCGGCTGATGAGGTGGATCAGAAGACGGCTGCGTGCTGTTCAGTTGAAGCTGTGGAAAAAGCCGTGCAGGCTACACCGCAGACTGAGACAGCTGGGCTATAGAGGAGAGTTCAAAAGTATCAAGATGAACTCCTGGGCCAATGCAGCAAGTCCACTGAGCCATTATGCCCTTCCCAACAGCTGCCTGCATGGGGAAATGGGGCTCTTTGACCTCGCATCTGTACAGACCGGAATTTCTGTTTCAGTATGA